One Branchiostoma floridae strain S238N-H82 chromosome 15, Bfl_VNyyK, whole genome shotgun sequence DNA window includes the following coding sequences:
- the LOC118432171 gene encoding mucin-2-like, which produces MLATASTQEPTTASVQPTASIEQPTTTSTEKPTTTTISTPATPPKTTTKPSSTTEVSATNQPTPLLTSVATITSTEQPMTTSVSAETTTEVPTTTLTEKPTATTSSIPATRPKTTTEISSSTENKVTQQPTPLLTSESAIASTDESTTPSALATTTKEEPTTALTEKPTTTTIPTPATRPKTTTELLSTAVSDTTSSDQPTTTLTERPTTTTISTPAIRPTTTTEPSSTTKDEGTQHPETTTMPPTKPSTINKETTPYTEATSGDDVILYAAIGGSLGGFALILVILVVCICCRRRKRSGKRTLQHENVGLNEVEKANKDMLDLHNPAYNS; this is translated from the exons ATGCTAGCTACAGCCTCCACTCAAGAACCAACTACAGCCTCAGTGCAACCTACAGCCTCCATAGAACAACCAACTACAACGTCAACGGAAAAGCCCACTACAACGACTATTTCTACTCCAGCAACACCGCCAAAGACAACGACTAAACCTTCGTCAACCACTGAAGTTTCAGCGACAAATCAACCAACACCGTTACTAACGTCTGTGGCAACTATAACTTCCACAGAACAACCAATGACAACTTCTGTATCAGCTGAAACCACCACAGAAGTGCCAACCACAACGTTAACAGAAAAGCCAACCGCAACGACTAGTTCAATTCCAGCAACAAGACCGAAGACAACGACCGAAATTTCATCAAGCACTGAAAACAAAGTGACACAACAGCCAACACCGTTACTTACCTCTGAGTCCGCTATAGCATCTACAGATGAATCAACTACACCCTCTGCATTAGCTACAACTACCAAAGAAGAGCCTACCACAGCGTTAACAGAAAAGCCTACTACAACGACTATTCCAACTCCAGCAACAAGACCAAAGACAACGACTGAACTTTTATCAACTGCTGTGTCTGATACAACCTCCTCAGACCAGCCAACTACAACGTTAACAGAAAGGCCTACCACGACGACCATTTCGACTCCAGCGATAAGACCAACGACAACGACTGAACCTTCGTCAACAACCAAAGATGAAGGAACACAACATCCAGAGACAACAACGATGCCACCCACCAAGCCTTCTACAATAAACAAAG AGACGACACCATATACGGAGGCCACATCAGGAGATGACGTCATATTGTATGCAGCCATTGGAGGGTCTCTTGGGGGATTTGCACTCATCCTTGTGATCCTGGTCGTCTGTATCTGCTGCAGAAGACGCAAAAG GAGTGGAAAAAGGACCCTTCAACACGAGAATGTGGGGCTGAATGAAGTGGAGAAGGCAAACAAAGACATGTTAGACCTACACAATCCGGCTTACAATAG TTGA
- the LOC118432172 gene encoding kiSS-1 receptor-like codes for MTLELREGTVALSPTASGGTELPPESITNESWWQTGNDTVAKEPYVGAYEILGMLWISVPTILTYGITFVVGTLGNALVLFCTVRYKRLRAATTYYLASLAAADLIICFACVPIRTAEYFLPQWELGLFMCKAIAYVQMSSVVCSVLTLTAISIER; via the coding sequence ATGACTCTAGAACTTCGAGAAGGTACCGTAGCGCTATCCCCAACGGCTTCGGGTGGAACAGAACTTCCTCCCGAGAGCATCACCAACGAGTCCTGGTGGCAAACAGGTAACGATACGGTGGCTAAGGAGCCGTACGTTGGTGCTTACGAGATCTTGGGGATGTTATGGATCTCCGTACCAACCATCCTTACGTACGGTATCACGTTTGTGGTAGGGACGTTAGGGAACGCGCTGGTGTTATTCTGCACCGTTCGATACAAGCGACTACGGGCGGCCACAACCTACTACCTGGCCAGTCTGGCTGCGGCAGACTTGATCATCTGCTTCGCCTGTGTGCCGATCCGAACGGCAGAGTACTTCCTGCCGCAGTGGGAGCTGGGGCTCTTCATGTGTAAGGCCATCGCCTATGTGCAGATGTCGTCTGTTGTCTGCTCCGTCTTGACGCTAACCGCCATCTCAATAGAGAGGTAA